A stretch of Gloeocapsopsis sp. IPPAS B-1203 DNA encodes these proteins:
- a CDS encoding extracellular solute-binding protein, whose amino-acid sequence MNYRMKRRTFLGASFMAGMAMTGLGSCNQSQGSGNSSQGGRLVAATYPGNWEDAHRSILVPAFKQARGADVTLVPLLAVDQVARLQASATNPPFDTAILDPGPLITAPKQDILQTFPANLSQHFADILPRYQGADTGNWGPIVGLQFVGIAYNPKKITTPPSSWKDLWLSQYRGRVGIPNMNSSLGTGWMVEIAKMNGGSETNIEPAFQAVEELLPNLAAVAANPGALSTLFQQGEVDIAPHNLSSIAVLQDKGIDVEWVIPREGSYAFGASMHVVKNPTSSVELATAYIDTALSTEVQTAMAEAPYYVAPVNRNAPLQGVLAEKIATNFDEYEKFIYQDWEMISQQRSQWIERFNREVTV is encoded by the coding sequence ATGAACTATCGCATGAAGCGCCGCACATTTCTGGGCGCAAGTTTTATGGCAGGTATGGCGATGACAGGGTTAGGTTCCTGTAACCAATCGCAAGGAAGCGGTAATTCATCGCAAGGAGGACGTTTAGTCGCTGCAACTTATCCTGGTAATTGGGAAGATGCGCACCGTAGTATCTTAGTACCAGCTTTTAAGCAAGCAAGAGGAGCCGATGTCACATTAGTTCCTCTTTTAGCTGTCGATCAAGTTGCACGTTTGCAAGCATCTGCGACAAATCCACCGTTTGACACAGCAATTCTCGATCCAGGTCCGTTAATTACTGCCCCAAAACAAGACATTCTACAAACGTTCCCAGCTAATCTAAGTCAACACTTTGCAGACATCTTACCACGCTATCAAGGTGCAGATACAGGCAATTGGGGACCCATTGTCGGATTACAGTTTGTTGGTATTGCCTACAACCCGAAAAAAATTACAACTCCACCATCTTCATGGAAAGACTTGTGGTTGTCACAGTATCGCGGTCGGGTTGGTATTCCTAACATGAATAGTAGCCTTGGTACAGGGTGGATGGTTGAAATTGCCAAGATGAATGGCGGAAGTGAGACAAATATTGAGCCAGCCTTTCAAGCCGTAGAAGAGTTACTACCCAACTTAGCAGCCGTTGCTGCAAATCCAGGTGCTTTATCGACACTATTTCAACAAGGGGAAGTAGATATTGCTCCGCACAATCTCAGCAGTATTGCCGTGTTGCAAGATAAGGGCATTGATGTGGAATGGGTGATTCCTCGCGAAGGTAGTTACGCTTTTGGTGCGTCGATGCATGTCGTGAAAAATCCCACATCGAGTGTGGAATTAGCAACAGCTTATATTGATACTGCTTTAAGTACCGAAGTGCAAACTGCAATGGCAGAGGCTCCATACTATGTTGCACCAGTAAACAGAAATGCACCTCTTCAGGGTGTTCTCGCCGAAAAGATTGCTACTAACTTTGACGAGTACGAAAAGTTTATTTATCAAGATTGGGAAATGATCTCTCAACAGCGATCGCAATGGATTGAGCGCTTTAACCGAGAAGTCACGGTATAA
- a CDS encoding extracellular solute-binding protein — translation MLNRRMLVMSRRAMLGTSVFAGASLLLKACANSATTSNTPTTGGKLIATTLPGSWEQFNRTVLVPQFTADTNAEAALVPLVSADQVAKLQASPNNPPFDVLSLDSGVFEGVPKEKLFQKLPTQQLQNYSELAAQFQTQDAWGALIGVQAVGIAYNPRTVKTPPSSWQDLWSSQYKGRVALMAMRNNHTIGFMQKIAKIHGGSAENLEPAFDALEELTPNLTGVVANAGALITLFQQGEVDLAPHDLNSVKLLQSKGVDIDWVMPQEGGFALTPIMTIVQNPTASVELATAYIDAAISTDVQTQMTETNYVLPTNRNVPIPGAIAQKLGNNLEEILSKLEFLDWGTINKHRTAWIEQFDQTVQA, via the coding sequence ATGTTAAACCGCCGAATGCTCGTCATGAGTCGTCGAGCCATGCTAGGAACAAGTGTATTTGCCGGTGCAAGTTTACTTCTTAAAGCATGTGCTAACAGTGCAACAACATCCAACACGCCTACTACTGGTGGAAAATTAATTGCAACAACTTTACCAGGTTCATGGGAGCAATTTAATCGTACGGTTCTTGTGCCACAATTTACTGCGGATACCAATGCCGAAGCCGCGTTAGTTCCGTTAGTTTCAGCAGATCAAGTTGCCAAATTACAAGCATCTCCTAATAATCCACCCTTTGATGTACTGTCGCTAGACTCTGGCGTATTTGAAGGTGTTCCGAAAGAAAAACTTTTTCAGAAACTACCAACTCAGCAACTGCAAAACTACAGCGAGTTGGCTGCACAATTTCAAACTCAAGATGCTTGGGGGGCATTAATTGGAGTACAAGCAGTGGGTATTGCTTACAATCCCCGAACTGTCAAAACACCACCATCTTCTTGGCAAGATTTATGGAGTTCGCAATACAAAGGTCGTGTGGCACTTATGGCAATGCGAAACAATCATACGATTGGCTTCATGCAGAAAATTGCCAAAATTCACGGTGGAAGTGCAGAAAATCTAGAACCCGCATTTGATGCGCTAGAAGAACTCACACCGAATTTGACAGGTGTTGTTGCAAATGCAGGTGCACTCATTACTCTATTTCAGCAAGGCGAGGTAGATCTCGCACCACATGACTTAAATAGTGTCAAATTGCTGCAATCAAAGGGAGTCGATATAGATTGGGTGATGCCACAAGAAGGCGGATTTGCACTGACACCAATTATGACAATTGTGCAAAATCCCACAGCAAGTGTGGAACTAGCAACTGCTTATATTGATGCTGCGATCAGTACCGATGTTCAAACACAAATGACTGAGACAAATTATGTTTTGCCGACTAATCGTAATGTTCCGATTCCAGGGGCGATCGCTCAAAAACTCGGTAACAATCTCGAAGAAATTTTGAGCAAGTTAGAGTTTTTGGACTGGGGAACGATTAACAAACACCGTACAGCATGGATCGAGCAATTTGATCAAACTGTCCAAGCTTGA
- a CDS encoding ABC transporter substrate-binding protein codes for MNVYVHPLMIMYHRRLNDLSRRAFLGASLFAATSLVKACGGTTATSGSTTGGRIIATCFAGSWEQFYRNVLIPAFTKATGGEVSLVPMVSLEQVAQLTASPNNPPFDIVLLDEGPFNAASQEQLFVKPDVELIQNYADVLPELQNPDGWGPTTGVQVMGIAYNPKTVSTPPTSWEDLWDSKYRNRVSMQGMQTTQGTSLMVQIAKMRGGDETNIEPAFSALQDLKPNLTGIASNAGALATLFQQEEIDLAPHDLNNVVALRSRGVNIDWVMPQEGGIALRPAQQIVRNTTVNPELAAAFIDTALSADVQSAMASEPYYFLPSNRNVVLSGVLAEKLGNNSEEVLDKLVLLDWNAINKQRTAWIERFDREVQV; via the coding sequence ATGAATGTTTATGTTCATCCACTTATGATTATGTACCACCGGAGATTAAATGATCTTTCTCGACGTGCTTTTTTGGGAGCAAGTTTATTTGCAGCGACAAGTCTCGTCAAAGCTTGTGGTGGAACAACTGCAACAAGTGGCAGTACTACGGGTGGAAGAATTATTGCTACTTGCTTTGCTGGTAGTTGGGAACAGTTTTATCGCAACGTTCTGATTCCAGCTTTTACTAAAGCTACTGGAGGCGAAGTGAGCTTAGTGCCGATGGTTTCACTAGAGCAAGTCGCTCAACTTACGGCATCACCGAATAATCCTCCATTTGATATTGTTTTACTTGATGAAGGACCATTCAACGCAGCATCACAAGAACAGTTATTTGTCAAGCCCGATGTAGAGCTAATTCAAAATTACGCCGATGTCTTACCAGAGTTGCAAAATCCTGATGGCTGGGGACCAACAACAGGCGTTCAAGTTATGGGTATTGCTTATAATCCCAAAACAGTATCAACTCCGCCGACTTCTTGGGAAGATTTGTGGGATTCCAAGTATCGCAATCGAGTATCGATGCAAGGAATGCAGACGACTCAAGGCACTTCTTTGATGGTACAAATTGCAAAAATGCGTGGGGGCGATGAGACTAATATTGAGCCAGCGTTTAGCGCACTTCAAGATTTAAAACCAAATTTAACAGGCATTGCATCGAATGCAGGAGCTTTAGCGACACTCTTTCAACAAGAGGAAATTGATTTAGCACCACACGATCTGAATAATGTTGTTGCTTTGCGATCGCGCGGCGTGAATATTGATTGGGTAATGCCTCAAGAAGGCGGAATTGCCTTGCGTCCGGCGCAACAGATTGTTAGAAATACAACTGTTAATCCAGAATTGGCAGCTGCTTTTATTGATACTGCGCTGAGTGCTGATGTGCAAAGTGCAATGGCATCGGAGCCTTATTACTTTTTACCTTCTAATCGCAATGTTGTCTTATCGGGTGTGTTGGCAGAAAAGCTGGGTAATAACTCAGAAGAGGTTTTAGATAAATTGGTACTTCTTGATTGGAACGCTATTAATAAACAGCGTACGGCTTGGATTGAGCGATTTGATCGCGAAGTACAAGTTTGA